Part of the Sphingobacterium sp. LZ7M1 genome, GCGGGTGTAGATTCAGAAGAGATCTTTGGCGTATTAAAAGGAGCTTCAACCCTTATGTTTTCCGAAACAGGGAATGCTCCAGCGAAATTGATCAAACAATTACGTAAAGAAGGTGACAAGCCAGTATTAAAAGCAGCATACATTCAAGAGACTGCTTTTGTAGGCGACAACCAACTTGACGCATTAGTGACCCTTAAATCTAAGGAAGAACTTATTGCAGACGTTATTGCTTTACTTCAATCTCCTGCGAAGAATGTTATTTCTGCGCTTCAATCAGGCGGAAATACAATTTCAGGCTTAGTAAAAGCTTTAGAAGAAAGAGGCTAACGAACCCTCAGTTTAATAACAAACGTTCGTTAAATTTTAATTAACAATTTTTTTAAAAGAACATTCAAAAATTCAAAATAAAATGGCAGATTTAAAACAACTTGCTGAACAGTTAGTTAACTTAACAGTAAAAGAAGTTAAAGAATTAGCTGATATCTTAAAAGACGAATACGGTATTGAGCCTGCTGCTGCTGCTGTAGCTGTTGCTGCTGCTCCTGGTGCTGGTGACGGTGCTGCTGCTGCTGAAGAGAAAACATCTTTCGATGTAATCTTGAAAGAAGCTGGTGGCCAGAAATTAGCTGTCGTAAAATTAGTTAAAGATTTAGCTGGTTTAGGTTTGAAAGAAGCAAAAGACTTAGTTGACGGTGCACCTAAAGAATTAAAAACTGGTGTTTCTAAAGACGAAGCTGAAGCTTTGAAAAAACAATTAGAAGAAGCTGG contains:
- the rplL gene encoding 50S ribosomal protein L7/L12 encodes the protein MADLKQLAEQLVNLTVKEVKELADILKDEYGIEPAAAAVAVAAAPGAGDGAAAAEEKTSFDVILKEAGGQKLAVVKLVKDLAGLGLKEAKDLVDGAPKELKTGVSKDEAEALKKQLEEAGAVVEIK
- the rplJ gene encoding 50S ribosomal protein L10, coding for MRKELKHEIVEALAEQIKSYGNFYIADTANLTVEKVNNIRRKCFEQGIEIKVVKNTLIKKALLEAGVDSEEIFGVLKGASTLMFSETGNAPAKLIKQLRKEGDKPVLKAAYIQETAFVGDNQLDALVTLKSKEELIADVIALLQSPAKNVISALQSGGNTISGLVKALEERG